In a single window of the Zea mays cultivar B73 chromosome 5, Zm-B73-REFERENCE-NAM-5.0, whole genome shotgun sequence genome:
- the LOC100502221 gene encoding Myb family transcription factor PHL11 encodes MNMFDGMERAGYGGGAGPMGGVVLSRDPKPRLRWTPDLHERFVEAVTKLGGADKATPKSVLRLMGMKGLTLYHLKSHLQKYRLGKQTKKDTGLDAGRGAFAAQGINFSTPVPPPSIPSTASDNTGETPLADALKYQIEVQRKLHEQLEVQKKLQMRIEAQGKYLQTILEKAQSNLSYHATGAANLEATRSQLTDFNLALSGFMDNVTQACEQNNGELVKAMSEDGLRANNLDFQPYHGVHDGDDVKCATDEGLLLLDLNIRGGYGHRISTDLKMNQHMR; translated from the exons ATGAACATGTTCGATGGGATGGAGAGGGCTGGGTACGGCGGCGGCGCTGGGCCGATGGGCGGGGTGGTGCTGTCGCGGGACCCCAAGCCGCGGCTGCGGTGGACGCCCGACCTGCACGAGCGCTTCGTCGAGGCCGTCACCAAGCTCGGCGGGGCAGACA AGGCGACGCCCAAGTCCGTGCTGCGGCTGATGGGAATGAAAGGGCTCACCTTGTACCACTTGAAGAGTCACCTCCAG AAATACAGGCTTGGAAAGCAGACCAAGAAAGACACGGGTTTGGACGCCGGCAGAGGGG CATTCGCGGCGCAGGGCATCAATTTCTCCACACCAGTACCTCCTCCTAGCATTCCATCTACGGCCAGTGACAATACGGG AGAAACGCCACTTGCAGATGCGCTGAAGTACCAGATTGAAGTCCAAAGGAAATTGCACGAGCAGCTCGAG GTTCAGAAGAAGCTGCAGATGCGGATCGAGGCGCAAGGCAAATACTTGCAGACGATACTCGAGAAGGCCCAGAGCAACCTCTCGTACCACGCGACTGGAGCCGCAAACCTAGAAGCAACCAGGTCGCAGCTGACGGACTTCAACCTCGCGCTCTCAGGCTTCATGGACAACGTGACCCAGGCGTGCGAGCAGAACAACGGCGAGCTGGTGAAAGCCATGTCCGAGGACGGTCTCAGAGCGAACAATCTAGACTTTCAGCCGTACCATGGAGTTCATGACGGGGACGATGTCAAGTGCGCTACGGACGAAGGGTTGCTACTTCTGGACCTGAACATCAGAGGCGGGTACGGTCATCGGATTTCGACGGATCTGAAGATGAATCAACACATGCGGTGA